The Falco rusticolus isolate bFalRus1 chromosome 15, bFalRus1.pri, whole genome shotgun sequence genome has a segment encoding these proteins:
- the POP4 gene encoding ribonuclease P protein subunit p29, with amino-acid sequence MEGELYRRLPPEGTGDLRLQPQGPEEARAFVNAFLKRSMPKMKDEAIQDILTRKAVVLEHYSKKRTKEKRKKTKGFTAKQRRDMRLFEIEPQQQRYAIFLPLHELWKQYIRDLCHGLKPDAQPHMVQSKLLKADLHGAIVTVTKSKCPSYVGITGIILQEFKHVFKIITKEDKLKVVPKLNNVFSLEIDGFISYIYGSKFQLRASERSAKKFKLKGTIDL; translated from the exons ATGGAGG GGGAGCTGTACCGCCGCCTGCCGCCGGAGGGGACGGGGGACCTGCGCCTCCAG CCTCAGGGACCAGAAGAGGCCAGAGCATTTGTAAATGCCTTCCTGAAGCGCAGTATGccaaaaatgaaagatgaagcTATTCAGGATATATTAACTCGGAAAGCTGTAGTTCTTGAGCATTACTccaaaaaaaggacaaaggaaaagaggaagaaaacaaaaggttttaCCGCCAAGCAAAGGAGAGATATGCGCCTGTTTGAAATTGAACCCCAACAGCAAAG ataTGCCATCTTCCTACCACTACATGAACTCTGGAAACAATATATCAGAGACCTATGTCATGGACTTAAACCAGATGC gCAACCACACATGGTTCAGAGCAAACTGCTAAAAGCTGATCTCCATGGAGCTATTGTTAcag tCACAAAATCAAAGTGCCCCTCTTACGTTGGGATAACAGGAATCATTCTACAGGAATTTAAACATGTCTTCAAAATTATCACTAAAGAGGACAAATTGAAAG ttgttcCCAAACTTAACAACGTGTTTAGCTTGGAGATTGATGGATTCATTTCCTACATCTATGGAAGCAAGTTCCAGCTTAGAGCAAGCGAGCGATCTGCCAAAAAATTCAAGTTGAAAGGAACTATTGACCTATGA